One genomic segment of Parvularcula marina includes these proteins:
- the hfq gene encoding RNA chaperone Hfq gives MNDKKQNLQDVFLNQARKSKAYVTVFLVNGVKLQGIITWFDNFCLLLKRDGQVQLVYKHAVSTIMPSGPIDLRLGEEDDEEY, from the coding sequence ATGAACGATAAAAAACAAAATCTTCAGGACGTTTTCCTGAACCAGGCACGCAAGTCCAAAGCATATGTGACGGTATTTCTCGTGAATGGCGTCAAGCTGCAGGGGATTATCACCTGGTTTGACAACTTCTGCCTGCTTCTCAAGCGGGACGGGCAGGTGCAGCTTGTTTACAAACATGCCGTGTCAACGATCATGCCATCAGGTCCGATCGATCTGCGACTGGGTGAAGAGGACGACGAGGAGTACTGA
- the hflX gene encoding GTPase HflX, which translates to MGPEDSEAYEHASLDHAIVLHPHLFREQNGLRSAEERLEEAVGLTAAIKLTITDAQIVTLSEARPATLIGRGKVEEIRTALDMTEPRPGLVIVNANLTPVQHRNLENEWKAKVLDRTALILEIFGARAQTKEGRLQVALAHLNYQRSRLVRSWTHLERQRGGAGFLGGPGERQIEADRRILADKIDRLKAQIEQVRRTRTLQRAKRKKAPHPVIALVGYTNAGKSTLFNRMTGAGVMAEDLLFATLDPTMRAVDLPGVGRVILSDTVGFISDLPTDLVAAFRATLEEVLEADIILHVRDIAHPESDAQRHDVISVLGNIGIEEDDLERQVIEVWNKIDLLDEEDCSTAMSVSKLRSEGAEGSLEDPIIVAVSAFEGINLSALFAAIDERLTREFNHYTVVLGPEDGAAEAWLHQNGDIQTIEPADQQGGRLISVRLGEKGAGQFQSKFSLVLNQDGLDAQPLKDTSIA; encoded by the coding sequence TTGGGTCCAGAAGACAGCGAAGCTTACGAACACGCGTCTCTTGACCATGCGATTGTCCTCCACCCGCACCTGTTCCGTGAACAGAATGGATTGCGAAGCGCCGAAGAGCGCCTTGAAGAAGCTGTCGGCCTGACGGCCGCCATCAAGCTGACCATCACCGATGCGCAGATCGTGACTCTTTCCGAGGCGCGCCCCGCAACGCTGATTGGACGAGGCAAAGTCGAAGAGATCCGTACCGCGCTCGATATGACGGAGCCACGGCCGGGGCTTGTCATCGTCAATGCGAATCTGACGCCGGTGCAGCACCGGAACCTCGAGAATGAATGGAAGGCGAAGGTCCTCGACCGGACAGCGCTGATCCTGGAGATCTTTGGTGCACGCGCTCAGACCAAGGAAGGCCGCCTGCAGGTCGCGCTTGCGCATTTGAATTACCAGCGCTCGCGTCTGGTCCGCTCCTGGACTCACCTTGAACGCCAGCGCGGGGGGGCCGGGTTCCTTGGTGGTCCGGGTGAACGCCAGATCGAGGCTGACCGCCGGATCCTTGCTGACAAGATCGACCGGCTGAAAGCCCAGATCGAGCAGGTGCGCCGTACACGGACCCTCCAGCGCGCCAAACGCAAGAAAGCGCCGCATCCGGTGATCGCGCTGGTCGGCTATACCAATGCCGGCAAATCAACCCTCTTCAACCGGATGACCGGGGCGGGGGTGATGGCGGAGGATCTACTCTTTGCCACCCTCGATCCGACCATGCGGGCCGTCGATCTGCCCGGTGTCGGGCGGGTGATCCTGTCCGATACGGTGGGGTTCATCTCCGACCTGCCGACCGATCTTGTGGCCGCCTTCCGGGCGACGCTCGAGGAAGTTCTGGAAGCCGACATTATTCTGCATGTGCGGGATATTGCGCATCCTGAAAGTGACGCGCAGCGGCATGATGTGATTTCCGTTCTCGGCAATATCGGTATCGAGGAAGATGATCTGGAGCGGCAGGTCATCGAGGTCTGGAACAAGATCGACCTACTTGATGAAGAAGACTGCTCGACCGCGATGTCGGTCTCGAAGCTTCGCAGCGAAGGCGCCGAGGGCAGCCTTGAAGACCCGATCATCGTAGCGGTGAGTGCCTTTGAGGGGATCAATCTCAGCGCGTTGTTTGCCGCCATCGATGAACGTCTTACACGCGAATTCAATCATTATACGGTGGTTCTGGGGCCAGAAGATGGCGCAGCTGAAGCCTGGCTGCACCAGAATGGCGATATCCAGACGATAGAGCCAGCAGACCAGCAGGGCGGGCGCCTGATCTCCGTTCGCCTTGGGGAAAAGGGCGCGGGGCAATTCCAGTCAAAATTCAGCCTTGTTCTGAATCAAGATGGTCTGGACGCGCAGCCCCTCAAGGATACATCGATCGCATGA